The Candidatus Zixiibacteriota bacterium genome contains the following window.
CATATATTAAACGCCTAAGCAAGGGAAAAGTTCATATATAACTTATTATTTGCAAATAAGTTACATTAATTTTTGAGGTGCCAAAAAAGTTTGAAAATTACCAGTTTTTTTCAACCGGTTTCAGCTGTTTTTTGTGGGGAAAACGGGGGTTGGGGATAAAGAAATCGGGTCCTTCCCGGCGCATCAGACGGACGGTCAAATCCTGGCATGCCTGACAGCGTCGGATGGAATTGCGGTGTTCTTTCTTAATGATTCTTTTGCGGCGGTGTTCCGGCGCGAAGACCGGATGCGAAATTATTTCGTAACCGGCTTCGGGATTCTGCTCATCATGAAACTTAACACCGGCGATTATCTGCCGTGAGACCGGGTCATAGACGGTGGCGCCGGGGCACTCGATAAACATCTTGTCGTCATCGAGAAGCGCGGTATCATTGATATCGGAAGAGGAGTCGTCCTGAAAGGGGGAGTAGACCGGCTGGCGCTCCGGTTCCACTCGTTCCGGATTTTTATGACGGTTGCCTTTAGGTTTCATTAATGAAAAACTCCCTCCCGAGTGCGGCTACCCTTTTATGAGCAGGACCACGGAGAAAATTGCCACCGCGATTGGGAGAACGCGGTCAAAGGGAAAGGGAAGAAAATAGGAAACGACAAAAGCGACCACGACAGAAGGCAACACTACGAAGCGGAAGACGTTGAAGGAGAGTTTTGCCAGCTTGGATATAAGAAGAACAGCCAGAGCAACCAGCAGGATGCCCGCCGCCACAATACCGACTGTGCCGAAGCGGTCATAAATGTAGCGATAGCCGTCAGTCCAGAATCCGGTCGTATCAATACCGAGGTTGGTAATATTTCCGAGTGAATCAAGCATACCGCGTCTCCCGCTTAGAATTCTTCCATCGGTTCAATGGTAAGCGACGATTCGCCGACCCGGGTGAGGCCGGACATCCGCTGTGTCAGGAAATTCTGCGAGGTTATCCAGCGATGAGAGATAGCCAGCACTTCGTTGCTGTCCAGCTCCGAGATCCAGTCGAGGATCAGAGTATCGATCTGCTTGCCATCGACTTCGAGGTCATCCATAGTCAGCGTAAACTTGATTTTCATTTCATCGCCTGCCTTTAACAAGGTTCCTTCTTCATTCCGGCATATCAGTTTTGCAAGGGGGATGCCGCAGCGGCGAGGTTTTTTAGGGTTTTGTGTAAGTCATTGTCGGGCAGACAATTGAAGAGAAAAATTGTTTGAAATAACAGGCGTGCGAAAGGGTGGATAACTTCTCCGACCGCGGGAATGAATGGGAATAATCCCATAACTATTGGGATAAAAAAAGCCCCGACTTGCAGTTAAGCCGGGGCATCGACAGGTATTGTGGATTTTGACCGAACCATCAGTATGGGTTGATGCCTGACGGTTGGTCTATCAGTCTTTTGTCCTGCTGCTACTCGTTTAGAGGTAACGGCGGTGGATGATAGGGAAGCCTGCCACGCCGTCGGCTATGATTCTTCCGATCCCCTTTCATAGCCAGTCTTTGAAGAAACAGCAGGACGAAAATCGATCTTATCTTCCACCTCAATTTCGTCGGTCGACGTTAAGCCGGCCTACGATAAATGAGGTTTCAGAGAAACAGTCAGATCATAGGCGGAATCCTCCTTGAAAAGGGTTGACGGTTCCGCGGCGAGGTAGTGGGGAACAGCGCTCTCTGCTGGTCGTCTTAATGCCGGAATTGGCTTACTTAAGAAAACAGACTGATGTGGGGATTACCACGATGATAATATAAGGGAAAAGAGAAGAGCCGGTCAACCAGAAAGGGGCAGAAGAATGCCGCTCGGCAAAATTTGCGAGGAGGGGAATGAATCGTTTGGAAGATGCGGCAGGTCTCAATTCTCTGCAGACAGGAAACAGGACCCGCCGCAACTGCTCATAAAGATACCATGGTCATAGTGAAAGGTCCATAAGGGATGACGCAGGATATCTCGCGAAGAAAGCCATTGGGAATTTGGCAGAATTTCTGGACTGATTGAAAACCAGGTCGAAACCTTTTAGGTTTCGACCTGTCAAACCTCTTCAGCAAACCGGCGCCGGACCGTTTTTGTACAGATGCGCAATCAGATAAGTGGCGTCAAGAATATTCACAACACCGTTACCATTGGCATCAGCGGCATCCAGCGGCTCCGGGTCCGGTCCATTCTTGTAGAGATAAGCGATAATAAAGGTGGCATCGAGGATATTGACGGCGCCATTGCCGTTGGCATCACCGCAGATAAAGGTCGGCAGACAGATATTGGTGAGAAAGTTGTCAACGGCGCTCAGGCTTCCATCATACGGATTGAAAACCGGAAAATCAGCCGAGCCGGTGATACCGGACAGATAAAGGCATCCGAAAGTATCGACAGCAATTGCATGGGATGATTCGTAATCGCTGCCACCCAGATAAGAACAGAACAGCAGATTGGAACCGTCGGGGCTAATTTTTGCGGCAAAACTGTCTCCGTTGCCTCCGAGACTGGCATCAAAAGGGTCGACAACCGGGAAATCCGATGATTCCGTGGTGCCTATTACATAAATGTTGTCCTGATTGTCCACCGCGATATTTCGGGAGCCACTGGAGAAAGGATAGAGGACATCCTGGTCGGTGCCGCCCAGATAAGTTCGAAAAAGCAGCGAGTAGTTGCTTCCGCTGTAGGCTGAAACAAGAGCATCGATTAGGCCACCGTAACTATTGTCGAAGACACCGGCCGTCGCCAATCCCGCCGAACTTGCAATTCCCCCTATGATAAAATCGCCATTGCTGTTCAGCGCCATCGAATTCGCTGTTTCGACTCCATTCAATTCGGCGCCGCCGATAAAAGTGCTCACCATCAGGAAAAGCTGGCCATTCCCGGCGATATCGAATCCGGCCATGAAACCATCAGTACTCCCCGAGAGAGTGTTGTCGTGAGCGTTGACGGCGGGCAAATCGGGAGAAGAGGTGGACCCGCATATGTAGGGATAATAGGGGGAGTTTCCTTTAACCACTAATCCGGTGGCGTAATCGGAACTATCTCCACCAAAATAGGTGCTGTAGGTGATTGAACCCGACAAGGTAGTCAGACTCAATAACGTTAAGAAGGCATCAGCATCGCCCGAAAGGGTATTGTCAAAGTAGTTAAGGGTCGGGAAATCAGTAGATGTCGTGAGCCCGGCGATCCAGATGCGCAGTGTCGGAGTGAGGCAGGGCGGTTGGCATCGGACCACAATATCATTAGCCGCTTCTCCCCCATTTCCACCCAGATAAGTGCTGAAACTGAGAGTATTGCCGGCGGCGCCGATTCTTGCCACGATAACATCGGCTGCGCCATTCAGGGACCCATCGACCGGATTTACAGTTGGAAAATCATTGGAAAATGTGTGGCCGGAGATAAAGATATCTCCGAACAATGTCATGGCATTACTGAGGTCGTCATTGGAACCACCCAAAAAGGTGCTGAAGATTATACTATTTCCCGAGGCGTTGAATTTGGTCAGGAAGATATCGTCGTTGGAATTGAAAGTATTGTCATAGCCGCTTAATACAGGGAAATCGGCCGAGCTGGTGATACCGCAAATAAATGCTTCCCCCGAGGCATTGATTCTCATGTCGGCGCAGAGGTCATCTCCGGAACCGCCGAGCAGGGTGCTGAAACTGAGCACCGGGTCAATAATCAGTCTCCGGGAGGAATCATAACTGCCGGACAGTTTGAAGCCGAAACTGTTCTGACCTCTTAACTCAAATGCCCCGCTGACCTCGGCGCGTTTGCCGTCAGATTCCTGATAAATATAGGGCGCCTTCTCTACAAAACTGCCCCAATCTGTTTCTATTATCAGGTTGCCGTCGGCGTTCAGGGAAATATATCGCGCCCCTTCATAGGCGATGGCTATTCTGCTTAAATCTGCGCCAGGAGTAATAATAAAATCATACTCCAGCTTCCCGTTTTCGCCGTGGAACCGCAGATTGACACCGTCATAGAGATTGGTGTAAGTTATCGACTCGTAATTGGGGACATCGGTTCGCCATCGGCTCGTGTCATTTCCCAGAAAATAATTGCACTTGTAATCGATAAGCCTCTCGCCGGTTACAACCGGATGGCGGTTCGCCCCGATGAATGACGCCTTCACCAGACGGGACTCAATTTCGGGCGTTTGCTTCAGTTCTGCCGGCTTTGCAGGGAGCGCTTTGTCCGGCGACTTTTCCCGGAACAGCTGATAAATCATGCCGCTGGTTGTAAACCAGACCGCGGCGCCATCGGCATCGGAGCGGAAGAGCACCGAATCGGGCCACTGCCCCTGATTGACGGTGAAGGCTCGTTGCCGGATTTCATACCGCTTGCCCCCGGGCATTTCTGTGACCGCGTTGCTCAAGTCATAATATCCAACTATCGCCAACGCGGTAAAAAGAAGCAGACTCCGTCCCTTGCCTGAAACGGCCCCAGATGGTCTCAACAAGTTCGTAAAACGACACGACATAATTCTGACCTCTCACATGGTAGTGACTTATTCAAACTGACCGGATTCGTTCGTACGAATACCGGCAGACTTGCCGCCGCCATAACAGCACAGCCTCACAGATAGTCAGATTCTTTAGAAGTTTGAATAATGATATGCCTATTACCTGTCCCCAAAGCGCCTGCCCCGGACCGGCAGGGTCGCATTTGATACGACTTTCAGGAAATTGCTATTAGAGAATAGTTTCAGTCACTTCCGGAAATTTCCAGATCCCCGGGAAGAAATTGTCCCCGCCGCGGTAGTACCCTTAGAATACGGCAATGAACTTAATCGGTGGTGCTCCGCTTCCCTTAAGGGAAGAACCGGACCGAACCACCAGAGGCATCAGAAATGGAGGTGGGTTATGTTCCACTCATGCAAGCGATGGATGACAATGTTGTTAGCCGGGGTCATGATTTCCGGCCTGGCGTACGGGG
Protein-coding sequences here:
- a CDS encoding dockerin type I domain-containing protein, which produces MPGGKRYEIRQRAFTVNQGQWPDSVLFRSDADGAAVWFTTSGMIYQLFREKSPDKALPAKPAELKQTPEIESRLVKASFIGANRHPVVTGERLIDYKCNYFLGNDTSRWRTDVPNYESITYTNLYDGVNLRFHGENGKLEYDFIITPGADLSRIAIAYEGARYISLNADGNLIIETDWGSFVEKAPYIYQESDGKRAEVSGAFELRGQNSFGFKLSGSYDSSRRLIIDPVLSFSTLLGGSGDDLCADMRINASGEAFICGITSSADFPVLSGYDNTFNSNDDIFLTKFNASGNSIIFSTFLGGSNDDLSNAMTLFGDIFISGHTFSNDFPTVNPVDGSLNGAADVIVARIGAAGNTLSFSTYLGGNGGEAANDIVVRCQPPCLTPTLRIWIAGLTTSTDFPTLNYFDNTLSGDADAFLTLLSLTTLSGSITYSTYFGGDSSDYATGLVVKGNSPYYPYICGSTSSPDLPAVNAHDNTLSGSTDGFMAGFDIAGNGQLFLMVSTFIGGAELNGVETANSMALNSNGDFIIGGIASSAGLATAGVFDNSYGGLIDALVSAYSGSNYSLLFRTYLGGTDQDVLYPFSSGSRNIAVDNQDNIYVIGTTESSDFPVVDPFDASLGGNGDSFAAKISPDGSNLLFCSYLGGSDYESSHAIAVDTFGCLYLSGITGSADFPVFNPYDGSLSAVDNFLTNICLPTFICGDANGNGAVNILDATFIIAYLYKNGPDPEPLDAADANGNGVVNILDATYLIAHLYKNGPAPVC